The following are encoded together in the Bos taurus isolate L1 Dominette 01449 registration number 42190680 breed Hereford chromosome 12, ARS-UCD2.0, whole genome shotgun sequence genome:
- the ZIC2 gene encoding zinc finger protein ZIC 2, producing MLLDAGPQFPAIGVGSFARHHHHSAAAAAAAAAEMQDRELSLAAAQNGFVDSAAAHMGAFKLNPGAHELSPGQSSAFTSQGPGAYPGSAAAAAAAAALGPHAAHVGSYSGPPFNSTRDFLFRSRGFGDSAPGGGQHGLFGPGAGGLHHAHSDAQGHLLFPGLPEQHGPHGSQNVLNGQMRLGLPGEVFGRSEQYRQVASPRTDPYSAAQLHNQYGPMNMNMGMNMAAAAAHHHHHHHHPGAFFRYMRQQCIKQELICKWIDPEQLSNPKKSCNKTFSTMHELVTHVSVEHVGGPEQSNHVCFWEECPREGKPFKAKYKLVNHIRVHTGEKPFPCPFPGCGKVFARSENLKIHKRTHTGEKPFQCEFEGCDRRFANSSDRKKHMHVHTSDKPYLCKMCDKSYTHPSSLRKHMKVHESSPQGSESSPAASSGYESSTPPGLVSPSAEPQSSSTLSPAAAAAAAAAAAAAAVSAVHRSGGAGGSSGGGGGGGGGGGAGGGGGGGSSGGGSGTAGGHGGLSSNFNEWYV from the exons ATGCTCCTGGACGCGGGGCCGCAGTTCCCGGCCATCGGGGTGGGCAGCTTCGCGCGCCACCATCACCACTCGGCTGCGGCGGCGGCCGCCGCGGCCGCGGAGATGCAAGACCGCGAACTGAGCCTGGCGGCGGCGCAGAACGGCTTCGTGGACTCAGCGGCTGCTCACATGGGCGCCTTCAAGCTCAACCCGGGGGCGCACGAGTTGTCCCCGGGCCAGAGCTCGGCGTTCACGTCGCAGGGCCCCGGCGCCTACCCCGGGTCTGCAGCGGCCGCCGCGGCAGCCGCCGCGCTCGGGCCGCACGCCGCGCATGTCGGCTCCTACTCCGGGCCACCCTTTAACTCCACCCGGGACTTCCTGTTCCGCAGCCGCGGCTTTGGCGACTCGGCGCCCGGCGGCGGGCAGCACGGGCTGTTCGGGCCGGGGGCCGGCGGCCTGCACCACGCGCACTCGGACGCGCAGGGCCACCTCCTCTTCCCCGGCCTCCCGGAGCAGCACGGGCCGCACGGCTCGCAGAATGTGCTCAATGGGCAGATGCGCCTCGGGCTGCCCGGCGAGGTGTTCGGGCGCTCGGAGCAGTACCGCCAGGTGGCCAGCCCGCGGACCGACCCCTACTCGGCGGCGCAGCTCCACAACCAGTACGGCCCCATGAATATGAACATGGGGATGAACATGGCAGCGGCCGCggcccaccatcaccaccaccaccatcaccctggtgCCTTTTTCCGCTACATGCGGCAGCAGTGCATCAAGCAAGAGCTCATCTGCAAGTGGATCGACCCCGAGCAGCTGAGTAACCCGAAGAAGAGCTGCAACAAAACTTTCAGCACCATGCACGAGCTGGTGACCCACGTCTCGGTGGAGCACGTCGGCGGCCCGGAGCAGAGCAACCACGTCTGCTTCTGGGAGGAGTGTCCGCGCGAGGGCAAACCTTTCAAGGCCAAATACAAACTGGTCAACCACATCCGCGTGCACACCGGCGAGAAGCCTTTCCCCTGCCCCTTCCCGGGCTGCGGCAAGGTCTTCGCGCGCTCTGAGAACCTAAAGATCCACAAAAGGACCCACACAG GGGAGAAGCCCTTCCAGTGTGAGTTCGAGGGCTGTGACCGGCGCTTCGCCAACAGCAGCGACAGGAAGAAGCACATGCACGTGCACACCTCGGATAAGCCCTATCTGTGCAAGATGTGTGACAAGTCGTACACGCACCCCAGCTCTCTGCGGAAACACATGAAG GTCCATGAGTCCTCCCCGCAGGGCTCCGAGTCGTCCCCGGCCGCCAGCTCCGGCTACGAGTCGTCCACGCCCCCGGGGCTGGTGTCGCCCAGCGCCGAGCCCCAGAGCAGTTCCACTCTCTCcccggcggcggcagcggctgcAGCagcggctgcggcggcggcggccgtgTCCGCGGTGCACCGGAGTGGAGGCGCGGGCGGCAGCTCCGGTGGAGGCGGcgggggaggcggcggcggcggggcgggcgggggcggcggcggcggcagctccGGCGGGGGCAGCGGGACCGCCGGGGGCCACGGCGGCCTGTCCTCCAACTTCAATGAATGGTACGTGTGA